In Pseudomonas sp. PDM14, a genomic segment contains:
- a CDS encoding DUF523 domain-containing protein encodes MQRILVSRCLLGHPVRYDGAGHGPFDQLQRWQAQERIVALCPEVAGGLPTPRPPAEIPGGQGALVLDGDRQVLTVQASDVTAAFIAGAQIALRLVAEHGLRIAVLKARSPSCGNLQTYDGSFSGALVAGEGVTAAALRRAGVQVFNEHQLSEAANALAELEQAEPRG; translated from the coding sequence ATGCAGCGGATTCTGGTCAGTCGTTGCCTGCTCGGTCATCCGGTGCGCTACGACGGCGCCGGCCACGGTCCCTTCGATCAACTGCAGCGGTGGCAGGCGCAAGAGCGCATCGTGGCGCTGTGCCCGGAAGTCGCCGGCGGCCTGCCAACGCCGCGCCCACCAGCGGAAATCCCCGGCGGCCAGGGCGCCCTGGTGCTCGATGGTGATCGCCAGGTGCTGACCGTGCAGGCCAGCGATGTCACCGCGGCGTTCATTGCCGGCGCCCAGATCGCCCTGCGCCTGGTCGCCGAGCACGGCCTGCGCATCGCCGTGCTCAAAGCGCGCAGCCCGTCGTGCGGCAACCTGCAGACCTACGACGGCAGCTTCAGCGGCGCGCTGGTCGCCGGCGAAGGCGTCACCGCTGCGGCCCTGCGCCGCGCCGGCGTGCAGGTGTTCAACGAGCACCAGCTGAGCGAAGCCGCCAACGCCCTGGCCGAGCTGGAGCAGGCCGAGCCGCGCGGATGA
- a CDS encoding DUF6436 domain-containing protein, which yields MPTRRRNLLVSLLAILWLGAMLAAFWWYEARYIRPFDTRTELFSGAELRLPAELAGPGPIRLVHFWDPACPCNVGNQQHLAELISRYAPQGVMFYAVQRPGSHGSLPQTLSALLPLEQLPGSENLPASPAVGIWDRDGRLAYFGPYSEGALCTSANSFIEPILDALGAGRPVQADSNLAAGCFCDWTASE from the coding sequence ATGCCCACGCGTCGTCGCAACCTGCTGGTCAGCCTGCTCGCCATTCTCTGGCTGGGGGCGATGCTGGCTGCTTTCTGGTGGTACGAGGCGCGCTACATCCGCCCGTTCGATACCCGCACCGAGCTGTTCTCCGGTGCCGAGCTGCGCCTGCCGGCCGAACTGGCCGGGCCGGGGCCGATCCGTCTGGTGCATTTCTGGGACCCGGCCTGCCCGTGCAACGTCGGCAACCAGCAGCACCTCGCCGAGCTGATCAGCCGCTACGCGCCGCAGGGCGTGATGTTCTATGCCGTGCAGCGCCCTGGCAGTCACGGCAGCCTGCCGCAGACCCTCAGCGCGCTGCTGCCGCTGGAGCAGTTGCCCGGTAGCGAGAACCTGCCAGCCAGCCCGGCGGTGGGCATCTGGGACCGCGATGGACGCCTGGCCTACTTCGGCCCCTACAGCGAAGGCGCGCTGTGCACCTCGGCCAACAGCTTCATCGAACCGATCCTCGACGCCCTCGGCGCCGGGCGCCCGGTGCAGGCCGATAGCAACCTGGCAGCCGGCTGCTTCTGCGACTGGACAGCCAGCGAGTAA
- a CDS encoding FAD-binding oxidoreductase, with protein sequence MTNPALIEVLKTLVEPGKVLTDADSLNAYGKDWTKHFAPAPSAIVFPKTIEQVQAIVRWANEHKVALVPSGGRTGLSAAAVAANGEVVVAFDYMNQIVEFNEFDRTVVCQPGVVTKQLQMFAEDKGLYYPVDFASAGSSQLGGNIGTNAGGIKVIRYGMTRNWVAGMKVVTGTGELLELNRDLIKNATGYDMRQLFIGAEGTLGFVVEATMRLERAPRNLTAMVLGTPDFDSIMPVLHAFQNKLDLTAFEFFSDKALAKIMARGDVPPAFETDCPFYALLEFEATTEEVAEQALATFEHCVEQGWVLDGVMSQSEQQLQNLWKLREYISETISHWTPYKNDISVTVGKVPAFLHDIDRIVGENYPDFEVIWFGHIGDGNLHLNILKPDALSKDEFFAKCAIVNKWVFETVQKYNGSISAEHGVGMTKRDYLSYSRSAAEIAYMKAIKAVFDPNGIMNPGKIFPV encoded by the coding sequence ATGACCAATCCTGCCCTGATTGAAGTGCTGAAGACCCTGGTCGAGCCCGGCAAGGTGCTCACCGACGCCGACTCCCTCAATGCGTACGGCAAGGACTGGACCAAACATTTCGCCCCGGCGCCAAGCGCCATCGTCTTCCCCAAGACCATCGAGCAGGTGCAGGCCATCGTGCGCTGGGCCAACGAGCACAAGGTCGCCCTGGTGCCGTCGGGCGGCCGTACCGGCCTGTCCGCCGCCGCCGTGGCCGCCAATGGCGAAGTGGTCGTGGCCTTCGACTACATGAATCAAATCGTCGAATTCAACGAATTCGACCGCACCGTGGTCTGCCAGCCGGGCGTGGTAACCAAGCAGCTGCAGATGTTTGCCGAGGACAAGGGCCTGTACTATCCGGTGGACTTCGCCTCCGCCGGCTCCAGCCAACTTGGCGGCAATATCGGCACCAATGCCGGCGGGATCAAGGTCATTCGCTACGGCATGACCCGCAACTGGGTGGCCGGCATGAAGGTGGTCACCGGCACCGGCGAGTTGCTGGAGCTGAACCGCGACCTGATCAAGAACGCCACCGGCTATGACATGCGTCAGCTGTTCATCGGCGCCGAAGGCACCCTGGGCTTCGTGGTCGAAGCCACCATGCGCCTGGAGCGCGCGCCGAGGAACCTCACCGCGATGGTCCTCGGCACCCCGGACTTCGACTCGATCATGCCGGTGCTGCACGCCTTCCAGAACAAGCTCGACCTGACCGCCTTCGAGTTCTTCTCGGACAAGGCCTTGGCCAAGATCATGGCCCGTGGCGACGTGCCGCCGGCATTCGAGACCGACTGCCCGTTCTACGCCCTGCTGGAATTCGAAGCCACCACCGAGGAAGTCGCCGAGCAGGCCCTGGCCACCTTCGAGCATTGCGTCGAGCAGGGCTGGGTGCTCGACGGCGTGATGAGCCAGAGCGAGCAGCAGCTGCAAAACCTGTGGAAGCTGCGCGAGTACATCTCGGAAACCATCAGCCACTGGACGCCGTACAAGAACGACATCTCGGTCACCGTCGGCAAGGTTCCGGCCTTCCTGCACGATATCGACCGCATCGTCGGCGAGAACTACCCGGATTTCGAAGTCATCTGGTTCGGCCATATCGGCGACGGCAACCTGCACCTGAACATCCTCAAACCGGATGCGCTGAGCAAGGACGAGTTCTTCGCCAAGTGCGCCATCGTCAACAAGTGGGTGTTCGAGACCGTGCAGAAGTACAACGGCTCGATCAGCGCCGAGCACGGCGTGGGCATGACCAAGCGCGACTACCTGAGCTACAGCCGCTCGGCAGCGGAAATCGCCTACATGAAGGCGATCAAGGCGGTGTTCGACCCGAACGGGATCATGAACCCGGGCAAGATCTTCCCGGTTTAA
- the rpiA gene encoding ribose-5-phosphate isomerase RpiA produces the protein MTQDQLKQAVAQAAVDHILPQLDSKSVIGVGTGSTANFFIDALAQHKTAFDGAVASSEATAQRLRNHGIPVYDLNAVSELEFYVDGADESDERLNLIKGGGAALTREKIVAAVAKTFICIADASKLVPVLGAFPLPIEVIPMARSHVARQLVKLGGDPAYREGVVTDNGNIILDLHNLSIVNPSELEAQINAIVGVVTNGLFAARPADLLLLGTPDGVRTLTR, from the coding sequence ATGACCCAGGATCAGCTCAAGCAGGCGGTGGCCCAGGCCGCCGTCGACCACATCCTTCCCCAGCTCGACAGCAAGAGCGTGATCGGCGTCGGCACCGGCTCGACCGCCAACTTCTTTATCGACGCCCTGGCGCAGCACAAGACGGCCTTCGACGGCGCCGTGGCCAGCTCCGAAGCCACCGCCCAGCGCCTGAGAAACCACGGTATCCCGGTGTATGACCTGAATGCGGTCAGCGAGCTGGAGTTCTACGTCGATGGCGCCGACGAGAGCGACGAGCGCCTCAACCTGATCAAGGGCGGCGGCGCGGCGCTGACCCGCGAGAAGATCGTCGCGGCGGTGGCCAAGACCTTCATCTGCATCGCCGACGCCAGCAAGCTGGTGCCGGTACTCGGTGCTTTCCCGCTGCCGATCGAGGTGATTCCCATGGCGCGCAGCCATGTCGCCCGCCAACTGGTCAAGCTGGGTGGTGACCCGGCGTACCGCGAGGGTGTGGTGACCGACAACGGCAACATCATCCTCGACCTGCACAACCTGTCCATCGTCAACCCGAGCGAGCTGGAAGCGCAGATCAACGCCATCGTCGGCGTGGTCACCAACGGCCTGTTCGCCGCCCGCCCGGCGGACCTGCTGCTGCTCGGCACGCCTGATGGTGTGCGCACGCTGACGCGCTAG
- a CDS encoding SdiA-regulated domain-containing protein translates to MSLLSRLPRHRWLALAGLLCSGVALADYLHLDDRAWYWLKERNLSKADRADSVWLPGYHAVIQAKPLNGLEKDETSDLAYNPVTKTLFTVTGKTPLLVELTLSGEVMRRIPLLGFSNPEGVAILEDGSVAITDERRRSLSVLSLDPQTRELNIEDSSEFDLGFADSRNKGFEGVAWDARQNRLLLGKEREPTAMFSLPGDNNDALAQELKPLPDYGLGMRNLSALSVDPRTGHILALSAQSNLLLELDEQGQPVSFISLLGGLNGLHKRIPRAEGVAMDEHGTIYMVSEPNLFYVFSKETAGTQPLQLSELN, encoded by the coding sequence ATGTCCCTGTTATCCCGTCTTCCCCGTCACCGCTGGCTGGCACTCGCCGGCCTGCTCTGCAGTGGTGTGGCGCTGGCCGATTACCTGCACCTCGACGACCGCGCCTGGTACTGGCTCAAGGAACGCAACCTGTCCAAGGCCGACCGCGCCGACAGCGTCTGGCTGCCTGGCTACCATGCGGTGATCCAGGCCAAGCCGCTCAACGGCCTGGAAAAGGACGAAACCTCCGACCTCGCCTACAACCCGGTGACCAAGACCCTGTTCACCGTCACCGGCAAGACTCCGCTGCTGGTCGAGCTGACCCTCAGCGGCGAAGTCATGCGGCGCATCCCGCTGCTCGGCTTCTCCAACCCGGAAGGCGTCGCCATCCTCGAAGACGGCAGCGTGGCGATCACCGACGAGCGCCGGCGCTCGCTTTCGGTGCTGAGCCTCGACCCGCAGACCCGCGAACTGAACATCGAAGATTCCAGCGAATTCGACCTGGGCTTCGCCGACTCGCGCAACAAGGGCTTCGAAGGCGTGGCCTGGGACGCCCGGCAGAATCGCCTGCTGCTCGGCAAAGAGCGCGAACCGACCGCCATGTTCAGCCTGCCCGGCGACAACAACGACGCCCTGGCCCAGGAGCTCAAGCCGCTGCCCGACTACGGCCTGGGCATGCGCAACCTGTCCGCCCTCAGCGTCGACCCGCGCACCGGGCACATCCTTGCCCTGTCCGCGCAGTCCAACCTGTTGCTGGAACTGGATGAACAGGGCCAGCCGGTCAGCTTCATCAGCCTGCTCGGCGGCCTCAACGGCCTGCACAAACGCATTCCACGCGCCGAAGGCGTGGCCATGGACGAGCACGGCACCATCTACATGGTCAGCGAGCCGAACCTGTTCTACGTCTTCAGCAAGGAAACCGCCGGCACCCAGCCGCTGCAACTGTCCGAACTGAACTGA
- a CDS encoding fumarylacetoacetate hydrolase family protein has translation MSYQHQYIDGTPIHFPLGKVVCVGRNYAEHAKELNNPVPTEPLLFIKPGSCVVPLDGSFAIPQDRGSVHYEAEIAVLIGKPLSRQPSAEEVLDAISGFAPALDLTLRDVQAKLKEKGLPWELAKSFDGAFVLAPFVTGDTFVDLTDIGIRLSINGEVRQDGNSRDMLNPILPLIQHIAGHFSLQPGDVISTGTPVGVGPLLSGDNLVIELAGQKGFASNVL, from the coding sequence ATGAGTTACCAGCACCAGTACATCGACGGCACCCCGATCCACTTCCCACTGGGCAAGGTGGTCTGCGTCGGCCGCAACTACGCCGAGCACGCCAAGGAACTGAACAACCCGGTACCGACCGAGCCCCTGCTGTTCATCAAGCCGGGCAGCTGCGTGGTGCCGCTGGACGGCAGCTTCGCCATTCCACAGGACCGCGGCTCGGTGCACTACGAGGCGGAAATCGCCGTGCTGATCGGCAAACCGCTGTCGCGCCAACCGAGTGCCGAAGAAGTGCTCGACGCTATCTCCGGCTTCGCCCCGGCCCTGGACCTGACCCTGCGCGACGTGCAGGCCAAGCTCAAGGAAAAGGGCCTGCCGTGGGAGCTGGCCAAGTCCTTTGACGGCGCGTTCGTACTGGCGCCGTTCGTCACAGGCGATACCTTCGTCGACTTGACCGACATCGGCATCCGCCTGAGCATCAACGGAGAAGTGCGCCAGGACGGCAACAGTCGCGATATGCTCAACCCGATCCTGCCCCTGATCCAGCACATCGCCGGTCATTTCAGCCTGCAACCGGGCGACGTGATCTCCACCGGCACCCCGGTTGGCGTCGGTCCGCTGCTGAGCGGCGACAATCTGGTGATCGAACTGGCCGGCCAGAAAGGCTTCGCCAGCAACGTGCTGTAA
- a CDS encoding SdiA-regulated domain-containing protein, with translation MRRLLSPKRLLQGLALILLLALLTTAYQFHVFQRGWFLIEEWQHASAWRERSIWLPDYQATLQAMPIEGLSDDVSALTFDPDRRTLFTVTNQKPRIVELSLDGRILRQIPLVGFGDPEAIEYISRDLYVITDERKQLLVKVRLEEDTPFIDAADAQQLALGIGMNGNKGFEGLAYDPLGKRLFVAKERDPVRIYEVHGFPHTNPDKPFAVHVVDDPERDARLFVRDLSSLQYHADSGHLLALSDESRLVLELNSDGKPISGLSLLGGQHGLKKGVPQAEGVAMDDAGNLYLVSEPNLFYVFKKKAE, from the coding sequence ATGCGCCGTCTGCTGAGCCCGAAACGCCTGTTGCAGGGCCTCGCCCTGATCCTTCTGCTGGCCCTGCTGACCACGGCATATCAGTTTCACGTTTTCCAGCGCGGCTGGTTCCTGATCGAAGAGTGGCAGCACGCCAGCGCCTGGCGCGAGCGCTCGATCTGGCTGCCGGATTACCAGGCCACCCTTCAGGCCATGCCCATCGAAGGCTTGAGTGACGACGTCTCGGCACTGACCTTCGATCCCGACCGGCGCACGCTCTTCACCGTCACCAACCAGAAGCCGCGCATCGTCGAACTGTCCCTCGACGGCCGCATCCTGCGGCAGATCCCGCTGGTGGGCTTCGGCGACCCGGAAGCCATCGAATACATCAGCCGCGACCTCTACGTGATCACCGACGAGCGCAAGCAGCTGCTGGTCAAGGTACGCCTGGAAGAGGACACCCCGTTCATCGACGCCGCCGACGCGCAGCAACTGGCGCTGGGCATCGGCATGAACGGCAACAAGGGCTTCGAGGGCCTGGCCTACGACCCGCTCGGCAAGCGCCTGTTCGTCGCCAAGGAGCGCGACCCGGTGCGCATCTACGAGGTTCACGGTTTCCCGCATACCAACCCGGACAAGCCCTTTGCCGTGCACGTGGTCGACGACCCCGAGCGCGACGCGCGCCTGTTCGTCCGTGACCTCTCCAGCCTGCAGTACCATGCAGACAGCGGCCACCTGCTGGCCCTATCCGATGAATCGCGCCTGGTGCTGGAGCTGAACAGCGACGGCAAGCCGATCAGCGGACTGTCCCTGCTCGGCGGCCAGCACGGCCTGAAGAAGGGCGTGCCGCAGGCCGAAGGGGTGGCCATGGACGACGCCGGCAATCTGTACCTGGTCAGCGAGCCGAACCTGTTCTACGTGTTCAAGAAAAAGGCCGAGTGA
- a CDS encoding calcium-binding protein, producing MAAPTRVLVPGTPGNDLLVAHPQPSRLLGGEGDDVLIDGPGSDSLVGGGGQNRLYGGLGSDYYRYDLNTAGRDVILDFDPSPGWVNVNLDTLVVSESLEAFGPFERAGDDLLIGINGESGVITVRHFFLDPAFRIEVFRFGSTVVTDEQVLRNFHIDPSMSLGRSADNPAVFTGGRIRLTGNEQADRLVAADRPTYLSGRGGNDLLIGSRYSDLLNGGTVRPMFLGDNHWNRLYGGPGNDYYQVDLVVGGDFSDHQLYDYDTTPGNIDTLHIRGAVDPAYLRMQGSVGGSLYIELDNEQRIVISDYFLDKAFVVEKIRFDDGTVLDEAAVRQRVGLPAPVSQASLSTPAPCCSVVAPVPDADGLLGLLLVAGAALARAGG from the coding sequence ATGGCCGCTCCTACTCGCGTGCTGGTTCCTGGAACCCCCGGAAACGACCTGCTGGTCGCCCACCCCCAACCCAGCCGGCTGCTCGGCGGTGAGGGTGATGATGTCCTGATCGACGGCCCCGGCTCGGATTCGCTGGTCGGCGGTGGCGGGCAGAACCGCCTGTATGGTGGCCTCGGCAGTGACTATTACCGTTACGACCTGAACACCGCCGGCCGTGACGTGATCCTCGATTTCGACCCCAGCCCAGGCTGGGTCAACGTCAACCTGGACACCTTGGTCGTCAGCGAGAGCCTGGAGGCGTTCGGCCCGTTCGAGCGTGCTGGCGACGATCTGCTGATCGGCATCAACGGCGAGTCAGGTGTGATCACCGTGCGGCATTTCTTTCTCGATCCAGCGTTCCGCATCGAGGTGTTCCGCTTCGGCTCCACCGTGGTCACCGATGAGCAAGTGCTGCGCAATTTCCACATCGATCCGTCCATGTCGCTGGGGCGTAGCGCGGACAACCCGGCGGTGTTCACCGGTGGGCGTATTCGTCTCACCGGCAACGAACAGGCGGATCGTCTGGTGGCGGCGGACCGGCCGACCTATCTCTCGGGGCGCGGTGGCAACGACCTGTTGATCGGCAGCCGCTACAGCGATCTGCTCAACGGCGGCACGGTAAGGCCGATGTTTCTCGGCGACAATCACTGGAACCGGCTCTATGGCGGACCGGGCAACGACTATTACCAGGTCGACCTGGTGGTCGGCGGGGATTTCAGCGATCACCAGCTCTACGACTATGACACCACGCCCGGCAATATCGACACGCTGCACATCCGCGGTGCTGTAGACCCGGCTTATTTGCGCATGCAGGGCAGTGTCGGCGGTTCGCTCTATATCGAGCTGGACAACGAGCAGCGCATCGTCATCAGCGATTACTTCCTCGACAAGGCGTTCGTGGTCGAGAAGATCCGCTTCGACGATGGCACCGTGCTTGATGAGGCGGCCGTGCGCCAGCGTGTCGGACTGCCCGCCCCCGTGTCTCAGGCGAGCCTGAGCACGCCGGCACCCTGTTGTAGCGTCGTGGCACCCGTGCCGGATGCCGACGGCTTGCTGGGGCTGTTGTTGGTCGCTGGCGCTGCATTGGCGCGTGCGGGCGGATGA
- a CDS encoding alpha/beta hydrolase, translating to MPSPTLEPFQPDRLRAHLRPLAAAPRALSAEEQAYQRHYGLDLGSQHAGVRSQLGCFEQGDLRIVVQLWAPEQPKATLLMLHGYYDHMGLYRHLIGWALSMNFAVLACDLPGHGLSAGPRASIDDFAAYQATLQGLFAEAANLNLPQPWHLCGQSTGGAILVDYLLTGTPRPEQGTSILLAPLVRPRAWGLSKLSYHLLSPFKSAIPRRFSENSSDAEFLDFVQHRDPLQPRSLPTAWVGALARWIPRIEAAPRSTQRPLIVQGEADMTVEWRHNLQVLQAKFDQPEVLRLPTARHHLVNESPALRQEYFDFLRERLS from the coding sequence ATGCCCAGCCCAACGCTAGAGCCGTTCCAGCCCGACCGCCTGCGTGCCCACCTGCGACCCTTGGCCGCAGCGCCGCGCGCCCTCAGCGCCGAGGAACAGGCCTACCAGCGGCACTACGGCCTCGACCTGGGCAGCCAGCATGCTGGCGTGCGCAGCCAGCTCGGCTGCTTCGAGCAGGGCGACCTGCGCATCGTCGTGCAGCTGTGGGCGCCCGAGCAGCCCAAGGCCACCCTGCTGATGCTGCACGGCTATTACGACCACATGGGCCTGTATCGCCACTTGATCGGTTGGGCACTGAGCATGAATTTCGCCGTGCTGGCCTGCGACCTGCCGGGCCATGGCCTGTCCGCCGGGCCGCGCGCCAGCATCGACGACTTCGCCGCCTACCAGGCCACCTTGCAGGGCCTGTTCGCCGAAGCCGCCAACCTGAACCTGCCGCAGCCCTGGCACCTGTGCGGGCAGAGCACCGGCGGGGCGATCCTGGTCGACTACCTGCTCACCGGCACGCCGCGTCCCGAGCAGGGCACGAGCATTCTCCTGGCGCCGCTGGTGCGCCCGCGCGCCTGGGGCCTGTCCAAGCTCAGCTACCACCTGCTCAGCCCGTTCAAATCGGCGATCCCGCGACGCTTCTCGGAGAACTCCAGCGACGCCGAGTTCCTCGACTTCGTCCAGCACCGCGATCCGCTGCAGCCGCGCTCGCTGCCGACCGCCTGGGTCGGTGCCCTGGCGCGCTGGATTCCACGGATCGAGGCGGCGCCACGCAGCACCCAGCGCCCGCTGATCGTGCAGGGCGAGGCGGACATGACGGTGGAGTGGCGGCACAACCTGCAGGTGCTGCAAGCCAAGTTCGACCAGCCGGAGGTCCTGCGCCTGCCAACGGCGCGGCACCACCTGGTCAACGAAAGCCCGGCGCTGCGCCAGGAGTACTTCGACTTCCTGCGCGAACGCCTGAGCTAG
- the serA gene encoding phosphoglycerate dehydrogenase encodes MSKTSLDKSKIKFLLLEGVHQNAVDTLKAAGYTNIEYLKGALSDEELKAKIADVHFIGIRSRTQLTESVFEAAKKLIAVGCFCIGTNQVDLNAARERGIAVFNAPYSNTRSVAELVLAQAILLLRGIPEKNASCHRGGWIKSAANSFEIRGKKLGIVGYGSIGTQLSVLAEALGMQVFFYDTVTKLPLGNATQVPKLHDLLGMSDIVSLHVPELPSTQWMIGEKEIRAIKKGGILINAARGTVVELEHLAAAIKDEHLIGAAIDVFPVEPKSNDEEFESPLRGLDRVILTPHIGGSTAEAQANIGLEVAEKLVKYSDNGTSVSSVNFPEVALPAHPGKHRLLHIHENVPGVMSEINKVFADNGINISGQFLQTNDKVGYVVIDVDAEYSDLALEKLQHVTGTIRSRVLF; translated from the coding sequence ATGAGCAAGACCTCTCTCGACAAGAGCAAGATCAAGTTCCTTCTGCTGGAAGGCGTGCACCAGAACGCCGTCGATACCCTGAAGGCCGCCGGTTACACCAACATCGAGTACCTCAAGGGCGCGCTCTCGGACGAAGAGCTGAAGGCCAAGATCGCTGACGTGCATTTCATCGGCATTCGCTCGCGCACCCAGCTCACCGAAAGCGTGTTTGAAGCGGCGAAGAAGCTGATCGCCGTCGGTTGCTTCTGCATCGGCACCAACCAGGTCGACCTCAACGCGGCCCGCGAGCGCGGCATCGCCGTGTTCAACGCGCCGTACTCCAACACCCGTTCGGTTGCTGAACTGGTGCTGGCCCAGGCCATCCTGCTGCTGCGCGGCATCCCGGAGAAGAACGCTTCCTGCCACCGTGGTGGCTGGATCAAGTCGGCGGCCAACTCCTTCGAAATCCGCGGCAAGAAGCTGGGTATCGTCGGTTACGGCTCCATCGGCACCCAGCTGTCGGTTCTGGCCGAAGCCCTGGGCATGCAGGTGTTCTTCTACGACACCGTGACCAAGCTGCCGCTGGGCAACGCCACCCAGGTGCCGAAGCTGCACGACCTGTTGGGCATGTCCGACATCGTGTCTCTGCACGTGCCCGAGCTGCCGTCCACCCAGTGGATGATCGGCGAGAAGGAAATCCGCGCCATCAAGAAAGGCGGCATCCTGATCAACGCCGCGCGCGGCACCGTGGTCGAGCTGGAGCACCTGGCCGCCGCGATCAAGGACGAGCACCTGATCGGCGCCGCCATCGACGTGTTCCCGGTCGAGCCGAAGTCCAACGACGAAGAGTTCGAGAGCCCGCTGCGTGGCCTGGATCGCGTGATCCTCACCCCGCACATTGGTGGCTCCACCGCCGAAGCCCAGGCCAACATCGGTCTGGAAGTGGCCGAGAAGCTGGTCAAGTACAGCGACAACGGTACCTCGGTGTCCTCGGTCAACTTCCCCGAAGTCGCCCTGCCGGCGCACCCGGGCAAGCATCGCCTGCTGCACATCCACGAGAACGTGCCGGGCGTGATGAGCGAAATCAACAAGGTGTTCGCCGACAACGGCATCAACATCTCCGGCCAGTTCCTGCAGACCAACGACAAGGTCGGCTACGTGGTGATCGACGTCGACGCCGAGTACTCGGACCTGGCGCTCGAGAAGCTGCAGCACGTCACCGGCACCATCCGCAGCCGCGTCCTGTTCTAA
- a CDS encoding 2OG-Fe(II) oxygenase yields MKIDSYSQRLPQIIDELAEQGWSRQLDFLPQALTRELAEECRARAQRGALSAAGVGRGEALAVRESVRGDSIQWLEAGEHAACDQYLAIMDRLRQALNQALYLGLEDYESHFALYPPGAFYQKHLDRFRDDDRRTVSAVFYLNDAWQAEQGGALRLYPDAAPSLDVLPRAGTLALFMSAQMPHEVLPATRERLSLTGWFRRRAV; encoded by the coding sequence ATGAAAATCGATTCGTACTCACAGCGCCTGCCGCAGATTATCGACGAGCTGGCCGAACAAGGCTGGTCGCGTCAGCTCGACTTCCTGCCACAGGCTCTGACCCGTGAACTGGCCGAAGAGTGCCGCGCGCGTGCACAACGCGGCGCGCTCAGCGCCGCCGGCGTCGGCCGCGGTGAGGCACTGGCGGTGCGCGAAAGCGTGCGCGGCGACAGTATCCAGTGGCTGGAAGCGGGTGAGCACGCGGCCTGCGACCAGTACCTGGCGATCATGGACAGGCTGCGCCAGGCACTCAACCAGGCGCTGTACCTGGGGCTGGAAGACTACGAAAGCCATTTTGCCCTCTACCCGCCCGGGGCCTTCTACCAGAAGCACCTCGATCGCTTCCGCGACGACGACCGACGCACGGTGTCCGCGGTGTTCTACCTCAACGACGCCTGGCAGGCCGAACAGGGCGGCGCGCTGCGCCTGTACCCGGACGCCGCGCCGAGCCTGGACGTCCTGCCGCGGGCCGGCACGCTGGCGCTGTTCATGTCGGCGCAGATGCCCCACGAAGTGCTGCCGGCCACCCGCGAGCGCCTGTCGCTGACCGGCTGGTTCCGCCGACGCGCGGTGTAG
- a CDS encoding NRDE family protein codes for MCLIVFAWRPGHAQPLLLAANRDEFHARPTQALGEWADTPGLYAGRDLQAGGTWLGVTAEGRFAALTNIRDPRLPQGERSRGELPLDFLRGTQTPEQYLRDVAGQAQHYSGFNLLVGTREALWFFNSKAGAVTRVQSGVHGVSNAGLDTPWPKLQRAKAAFAATLDDPQTPHLLALLADRQGAADADLPDTGIGLEWERLLSSIFICSPPYGTRASTVLRVLADGRQQLLERSFGTQGEVIGEVELNLPPA; via the coding sequence ATGTGCCTGATCGTCTTCGCCTGGCGCCCCGGTCACGCCCAGCCACTGCTGCTGGCAGCCAACCGCGATGAATTCCACGCGCGCCCGACCCAGGCGCTGGGCGAATGGGCGGATACGCCCGGCCTGTATGCCGGTCGCGACCTGCAGGCCGGCGGCACCTGGCTGGGCGTGACCGCCGAGGGCCGCTTCGCCGCGCTGACCAATATCCGCGATCCACGCCTGCCCCAGGGCGAGCGCTCGCGGGGCGAGCTGCCGCTGGATTTCCTGCGCGGCACACAGACGCCGGAACAGTACCTGCGCGACGTGGCCGGCCAGGCGCAGCACTACAGCGGCTTCAACCTGCTGGTCGGCACGCGCGAGGCGTTATGGTTCTTCAATTCCAAGGCCGGCGCCGTTACCCGCGTGCAGAGCGGCGTGCACGGTGTGTCCAACGCAGGCCTCGACACCCCCTGGCCGAAACTGCAACGCGCCAAGGCCGCCTTCGCCGCCACTCTCGACGACCCGCAGACACCGCATCTGCTGGCATTGCTGGCCGACCGCCAAGGTGCCGCCGATGCGGATCTGCCGGACACCGGCATCGGCCTGGAATGGGAGCGCCTGCTGTCGAGCATCTTCATCTGCAGCCCGCCCTACGGCACGCGGGCCAGTACGGTGCTAAGGGTGTTGGCCGATGGCCGCCAGCAGCTGCTGGAGCGCAGTTTCGGCACGCAGGGCGAGGTCATCGGCGAGGTCGAACTGAACCTGCCACCCGCCTGA